Proteins encoded in a region of the Limanda limanda chromosome 17, fLimLim1.1, whole genome shotgun sequence genome:
- the csnk1da gene encoding casein kinase I, with the protein MELRVGNRYRLGRKIGSGSFGDIYLGTDISVGEEVAIKLECVKTKHPQLHIESKIYKMMQGGVGIPTIKWCGAEGDYNVMVMELLGPSLEDLFNFCSRKFSLKTVLLLADQMISRIEYIHSKNFIHRDVKPDNFLMGLGKKGNLVYIIDFGLAKKYRDARTHQHIPYRENKNLTGTARYASINTHLGIEQSRRDDLESLGYVLMYFNLGSLPWQGLKAATKRQKYERISEKKMSTPIEVLCKGYPSEFATYLNFCRSLRFDDKPDYSYLRQLFRNLFHRQGFSYDYVFDWNMLKFGANRAVEDAERERREREERLRHSRNPGARGMASASGRARATQDAAAPSPLNPTSHTGLEKERKVSMRLHRGAPVNISSSDLTGRQDTSRMSTSQALSRVTPSGLQSAAPR; encoded by the exons GTACGGACATCTCAGTTGGGGAGGAGGTCGCCATCAAATTGGAATGTGTGAAGACCAAACACCCACAGCTCCACATAGAGAGCAAAATCTACAAGATGATGCAGGGTGGAG TGGGTATTCCAACGATAAAGTGGTGCGGGGCTGAGGGTGACTACAATGTGATGGTAATGGAGCTGCTGGGGCCCAGTCTGGAGGATCTGTTCAACTTTTGCTCCCGCAAGTTCAGCCTCAAGACAGTCCTGCTGCTGGCCGACCAGATG ATCAGCCGCATTGAATACATCCACTCCAAGAACTTTATCCACAGAGATGTGAAGCCAGACAACTTTCTGATGGGCCTCGGTAAGAAGGGCAACCTGGTCTACATCATCGACTTCGGCCTGGCTAAGAAATACCGTGACGCCCGCACGCACCAGCACATCCCGTACCGCGAGAACAAGAACCTGACCGGCACAGCCCGCTACGCTTCTATAAACACCCATCTGGGCATTG AGCAGTCCAGACGGGACGACTTGGAGTCACTGGGATACGTCCTGATGTACTTCAACCTGGGCTCTCTGCCCTGGCAAGGTCTCAAAGCAGCCACCAAGAGGCAGAAGTATGAACGCATCAGTGAGAAGAAAATGTCCACACCCATTGAGGTCCTCTGCAAAGGCTACCCAT CTGAGTTTGCCACCTACTTGAACTTCTGCCGTTCACTGCGGTTCGACGACAAACCAGACTACTCGTATCTCCGCCAGCTCTTCAGGAACCTCTTCCACCGTCAGGGCTTCTCTTACGACTACGTCTTCGACTGGAACATGCTCAAATTT GGGGCCAACCGGGCTGTGGAGGATGCAGAGAGGGAGCGTCGAGAGCGGGAAGAGAGGCTGAGGCACAGTAGGAACCCTGGAGCCAGGGGCATGGCATCAGCCTCAGGAAGAGCCAGGGCAACTCAGGACGCCGCAGCCCCCTCCCCACTGAACCCCACCTCACACACAG gtttggagaaagagaggaaggtgAGCATGCGTCTTCATCGCGGTGCACCCGtcaacatctcctcctcagacttgACGGGGCGCCAGGACACATCCCGTATGTCCACCTCACAG GCTCTGTCCCGGGTCACGCCCAGCGGCCTCCAGTCTGCAGCTCCACGGTGA